The following proteins come from a genomic window of Xiphophorus couchianus chromosome 19, X_couchianus-1.0, whole genome shotgun sequence:
- the ap5m1 gene encoding AP-5 complex subunit mu-1 yields MSLRALWIIFYDKGENASVRFSRRFSTVEHRAKIMAGSSYVAVPEDRIFLKLLLTELGLSSPNKPYVADRDDCLYRPRSPAVELRLNGKAKLWPVLAISQGPLILACLPLVDIPSEPRPPLASLLSVSQGLTFLAGLQTFVLGSGGKLDREGLDSRVAMLPPLLLQVCPLGTPLDTIPLAGTPTASTAPTSTVTQKQPAWKTGLYRGRASVNVAVVETVRSMQYGNQSRQDTWDVYGTVTCKCEVEGVLPNVTVTLTLPPNGSPLQDILVHPCVTSLDSSILTTSSVDGADGSAFSGPYKFPFSPPLEPFRLCSYTSQVPVPPILGSYQLKAEENNLRVSVSLKLHESVKNSFEYCEAHLPFFNRNQMGVADVKVSSGQLDVSKEKNLLVWALGQKFPKSREVTLDGKITFSGSSRGPSDPLCTGLTAYIKLYLRVPDTTLSGCCVDQHSVQVYSSAKPRISTSRELQSKEYYIWNSTGSAPVSTGQMVI; encoded by the exons ATGAGTTTGCGAGCTTTatggattattttttatgataaagGAGAAAATGCATCAGTGCGGTTTTCAAG GAGGTTTTCCACTGTGGAACACCGCGCTAAAATTATGGCAGGTTCCTCCTACGTAGCCGTCCCAGAGGACAGAATCTTCCTAAAGCTCCTGCTCACTGAGCTGGGCCTTTCCAGTCCTAACAAGCCTTACGTCGCTGACAGAGATGATTGCCTTTACCGTCCACGTTCACCAGCTGTGGAGCTGCGTTTGAATGGAAAGGCAAAATTGTGGCCTGTGCTGGCCATCTCTCAGGGTCCACTCATCCTGGCTTGCCTCCCATTAGTGGATATCCCCTCCGAGCCGCGACCACCTCTGGCCAGCCTGCTGTCAGTGTCTCAGGGTCTCACATTTCTAGCTGGCCTCCAGACCTTTGTGCTAGGGTCAGGGGGGAAGCTTGACAGGGAGGGGCTGGATTCACGTGTGGCAATGCTGCCACCTCTCCTCTTGCAGGTGTGTCCTCTTGGCACACCTCTTGATACTATACCACTGGCGGGAACACCTACTGCATCCACGGCGCCCACATCTACGGTCACCCAGAAGCAGCCAGCCTGGAAGACGGGTCTATATCGGGGTCGAGCCTCTGTGAATGTGGCTGTGGTTGAAACAGTGCGCTCCATGCAGTATGGGAACCAGAGCAGACAGGATACGTGGGATGTTTACGGGACAGTGACCTGCAAG TGTGAAGTAGAGGGGGTGCTGCCGAACGTCACTGTGACCCTCACACTGCCACCCAACGGTTCTCCACTGCAGGACATCCTGGTCCATCCCTGCGTGACCTCTCTGGACTCTAGTATACTGACCACCAGCAGTGTTGATGGTGCAGACGGCTCTGCTTTCTCTGGGCCGTACAAGTTtcccttttctcctcctctggaGCCATTTAGACTTTGCAGCTACACTTCACAG GTCCCTGTTCCTCCCATCCTTGGCTCATATCAGCTGAAGGCAGAGGAGAATAACCTTCGCGTGAGTGTGTCCCTCAAGCTCCACGAGTCTGTGAAAAACAGCTTTGAGTACTGCGAAGCACACCTGCCGTTCTTCAACAG AAATCAGATGGGTGTGGCGGATGTGAAAGTGAGCTCCGGGCAGTTAGACGTGTCTAAAGAGAAGAATCTGTTGGTCTGGGCTCTAG GTCAAAAGTTTCCAAAGTCTCGTGAGGTTACATTGGATggcaaaataactttttctggATCCTCACGTGGACCTTCTGACCCTCTCTGCACTGGACTTACTGCCTACATTAAG TTGTACTTAAGGGTGCCAGACACGACTCTGTCCGGATGCTGTGTTGACCAGCACTCAGTGCAAGTTTATTCATCTGCCAAACCAAGGATTTCCACGT CCCGAGAACTTCAGTCCAAAGAGTACTACATCTGGAATTCAACTGGCTCAGCCCCCGTGTCCACCGGACAGATGGTGATCTAG